The DNA region GCAGAAGTGCATCCGTACGCCCGACATCGAGGAGGTCGGCAAGACCACCCGGCACGGCACCTTCTTCGAGATGTGCGGCAACTTCTCCTTCGGTGACTACTTCAAGGAGGGCGCCATCACGCTCGCCTGGGAGCTGGTCACCAAGTCGGTCGCCGACGGTGGTTTCGGCTTCGACGAGTCGGTCCTCTACCCCTCGGTGCTCAACGGTGACGAGGAGGCGGTCGCGCTCTGGAAGAAGGTCTCCGGCCTGCCCGACGACCGCATCGTCCGGCTGCCCCCGAGCGAGAACTACTGGTCGATGGGCGTGCCCGGCCCGGGCGGCCCGTGCTCGGAGATCCTGATCGACCGCGGTCCCGAGTTCGGCGCCGACCGCGACTGGGACGCCGGCGACCGCTACCTGGAGTTCTGGAACCTCGTCTTCATGCAGGACAACGTCGTCGCGGCGCGGTCCAAGTACGACGTCGACATCGACGGCCCGCTCGCCCAGACCGGCATCGACACCGGCCTCGGGCTCGAGCGCGTCGCCTACCTCATGCAGGGCAAGTCCAACATGTATGAGACCGACGTCGTCTTCCCGGTCATCGAGAAGGCGATGGAGCTGACCGGGAAGAAGTACGGCGCGGCCTACGAGGACGACGTCCGCTTCCGCGTGGTCGCCGACCACGTGCGCTCCTCCCTGATGCTCATCGGCGACGGTGTCACCCCGGGCAACGAGGGCCGCGGCTACGTGCTGCGCCGGCTGATGCGCCGCGCGATCCGCAACATGCGGCTGCTCGGCTACGAGGACCCGGCGATGCCCGAGCTGCTGCCGATCTCCCGCGACAAGATGGGGGAGACCTACACCGACCTCCACACCGAGTGGGACCGGATCAAGCGCGTCGCCGACGCCGAGGAGGAGGCCTTCCGCAAGACCCTCGCGGCCGGCACCCAGATCTTCGACCTGGCCGCGACCGAGGTGAAGTCGAGCGGATCCACCACGTTCACCGGTGACAAGGCGTTCCAGCTCCACGACACGTACGGCTTCCCGATCGACCTCACCCTCGAGATGGCCGCCGAGGCGGGCCTCGAGGTCGACGAGGCCGGCTTCCGCGGTCTGATGACCGAGCAGCGCGAGCGGGCCAAGGCCGACGCGCGCGCCAAGAAGGGCCAGCACGCCGACCTGACGGTCTACCGCGGCATCCTGGACACCAACGGGCCGACCGACTGGCAGGCCTACACGACCCTCGACACCGAGTCGAAGCCGGTGGCGCTCCTGCGGGAGGGCAAGCCGGTCGACGTGCTCGGGCCCGAGGAGATCGGCGAGATCGTCCTCGACCGCACCCCGTTCTACGCCGAGTCCGGTGGCCAGTCCGCCGACGCGGGCATCATCGAGTTCGACGGTGGCCGGCTCGAGGTCGTCGACGTGCAGCGGCCGGTCAAGGGCCTCGTGGTGCACCAGGTCCGCGTCGTCGACGGCGAGTTCCACGGCGGCGAGTCGCTCGTGCACGCGAAGGTCGACCCGGAGTGGCGTCTCGGCGCCCGCCAGGCCCACTCCGGCACCCACGTGGTGCACGCGGCGCTGCGCGAGGTGCTCGGTCCGACCGCGCTGCAGTCTGGCTCGTTCAACCGCCCCGGCTACCTGCGTCTCGACTACGGCTGGACCAAGGGCCTGACCCCGGAGCAGATGCACGAGATCGAGGAGGTCTCCAACAACGCGCTGCGTGCCGACCTGCCGGTCTCCTGGGACTACATGACTCTCCCGCAGGCCAAGGAGTGGGGAGCGATCGCGCTCTTCGGCGAGACCTACGACGACTCCAAGGTGCGCGTCGTCGAGATCGGCGGCCCCTGGTCGCGCGAGCTGTGCGGTGGCACCCACGTCGACCACTCCGCCCAGATCGGCACCATCGTGGTCACCTCGGAGGCCTCGGTCGGCTCCGGCAACCGCCGTATCGAGGCCTACACGGGCGTGGAGGGCTTCAAGTACCTCGCCCGCGAGCGCGACGTGGTCTCCGAGCTCAACTTGCTGCTCAAGACGAAGTCCGACGACGTCGTCGGCCGGGTCTCCGACCTCATGGAGCGGCTCAAGGCCGCCGAGAAGGAGATCGCCCGGGCGCGTACGGCGCAGCTGCTCGCCTCCGGCGGCTCGATCGCGGCCTCCGCGGTCGACGTCAACGGCGTCCAGGTCGTCGCCCAGCGGGTCCCGGGCGTGGGCGGCGGCGACGCGCGTACGCTCGCGCAGGACGTACGCTCCCGGCTCGGTGACGCGCCGGCGGCCGTCGTGCTCTTCGGCGACGCCGACGACAAGGTCGCCGTCGTGGCCGCGGTCAACCCGGCCGGCATCGCCAAGGGCGTCAAGGCCGGCGACCTGATCAAGGAGCTGGCGCCGGTCGTCGGTGGGCGCGGTGGCGGCAAGCCCGACTTCGCCCAGGGCGGTGGCACCGAGGTCGGCAGGATCGACGAGGCGGTCGCCAAGGTCAAGAGCCTGGTGGCCGGAGCCTGATGCGTCACGGCGTACGCCTCGGTCTCGATCCTGGCGACGCCCGGATCGGCGTCGCCAGGAGTGACCCCACGGGGTTCCTGGCGACGCCGCTCGAGACGGTCAAGAAGGGCCGCGGGGATCTCGCGCGGCTGCAGGCGATCGTCGCCGAGATCGGCGAGGAGTCGACGATGCTCGAGGTGGTCGTCGGGCTGCCCCGCTCCCTCAAGGGAGGCGAGAATCCGGCGACTGCTAAGGTCCGGGACTTCGCCGCGTCGTTGGCGCGGCGAGTGGCCCCGGTCCCGGTTCGTCTCGTCGACGAGCGGCTCACCACTGTTTCTGCGGAGGCTATGCTCCGAGACCGAGGTCGCAAGGGTCAGGACCGTCGAGCAGTTGTCGACATGGCCGCGGCGGTTGTGATCCTGCAACACGCATTGGACAGTGAGCGCGCTTCGGGGGCCGCGCCTGGAGAGATCGTTGAGGTCGGTCATTGAGTGAGCGCTACTACCCCCCGGACCCGCGCGACCCGCGTCGCCCTGGTCAGGGGTCATATGGTCGCGATCCGCGCGGTGGCTACCCGCCGCGCCAGCAGCCGCCGCAGGATCCCCGCGACCCGCGCCGGATGCCGCCGCAGATGCCCGGGCAGATGCCCGGTCAGCTGCCTCCTCAACATCAGGGGCAGCCTCGTCCGGGCCAGCAGGCTCGTCCGGGCCAGCAGGCTCGTCCGGGCCAGCCGGCTCAGCCGGGCCAGCCGGGGCGACGGCAGGGGCCGCGTCCGGTGCCCGGCGCCGGCACACCCCCGCCGGGCTACGGTCACCAGGAGCCCCCGCAGCGGCCCGGTGGCTACGGTGGGCCGACCTACCAGCAGCACCCGAGCTTCTTCGAGGCCGGTCCCGGCGAGCACGATCCCTACTTCGACGAGGAGCCACCCAAGCGCAAGCGGCGCTTCGGTGGCTGCCTGGCCGTGCTGGTGGCCATGGCCGTCGTGCTCGGTGGGTTCTACGTCGTGGGTGACCGCGCCATCGACTACGTGAAAGACATGGTCGCGCCGCCCGCGGACTACCCTGGACCCGGCACGGACCCGGTCTCCTTCGAGGTGCACGAGGGAGACTCGGTCTCAGCCGTCGGCCGCAATCTCAAGGATGTCGGCGTGGTGGAGTCCGTCGATGCCTTCATCGATGCGGCCAACGCCGAGGGGCTGACCGTCCAGGTCGGCTTCTACCCGCTGAAGAAGCAGATGAAGGCCGCCGACGTCGTCGAGATCCTCGCCAACCCGGACAACATCGACACGATCAACGTCACCATCACCGAGGGATCGCGCGCCAAGGCGATCTACAAGGTGCTCGCCGAGAAGACCAAGACGAAGCCGGCCGACTTCAAGAAGGCCGCCGAGGACACCGAGGCGATCGGGCTGCCCGACTACGCCAAGGGCAACGTCGAGGGTTACCTCTTCCCCGCGACGTACGCCTTCCCGCCCGACGCCACGCCGACCGAGATGCTGGCGATGATGGTCGACCGCTGGGAGCAGGCGCTGGGCGACAACGACATCGAGGCGCGCGCCAAGCAGCTGAAGTGCGGTGGCGGCAAGGCCTGCACGCCCGAGCAGATCATGACCGTGGCCTCGCTGGTCGAGGCCGAAGGTCGCGGCGACGACATGGCCAAGATCGCCCGGGTGATCTACAACCGGGTCGAGAATCCCGGCACGGCCGGTCAGGCGGGATTCCTGCAGATCGACGCGACGGTCAACTACGCGCTCGGGAAGTCCGGCAGCACCGAGCTCGGCGGTGTGAACGTGCAGTCCGTGGACTCGCCCTACAACACCTACACCAACAAGGGGCTGCCGCCGGGGCCGATCGGCGCGCCGGGTGACGGCGCGATCCAGGCTGCGCTCAACCCGGCAGAAGGTGACTGGTACTACTACGTGACCGTCAACCTGAAGACCGGCGAGACCAAGTTCGCCAAGAACTACGACCAGTTCCTGAAGTTCAAGGCCGAGTACAAGAACTACTGCGAGACCGAGTCGAAGAGCTGTTGAGGAGGAGACCTGAGTGAAGTGTGCTGTCCTGGGTGACCCGATCGGTCACTCGCTCTCGCCGGCTCTCCACCAGGCGGCGTACGCCGAGCTGGAGATGTCGGACTGGTCCTACACCTCCACCCGGGTGCAGGCCGGCGGCCTGGCGAAGTACGTGGCCGACCTCGGTGGCGACTGGCCGCCGAGCAAGTGGCGCGGGCTGTCGGTGACGATGCCGCTCAAGCGGGAGGCCTTCGAGCTGGCGCGGTCGGTCTCGCCGCGGGC from Nocardioides luteus includes:
- the alaS gene encoding alanine--tRNA ligase; the protein is MSTAEIRRRFTAHFAENTEIGEHTVVPSASLLLDDPNLLFVNAGMVPFKPFFLGQATPPYPRATSVQKCIRTPDIEEVGKTTRHGTFFEMCGNFSFGDYFKEGAITLAWELVTKSVADGGFGFDESVLYPSVLNGDEEAVALWKKVSGLPDDRIVRLPPSENYWSMGVPGPGGPCSEILIDRGPEFGADRDWDAGDRYLEFWNLVFMQDNVVAARSKYDVDIDGPLAQTGIDTGLGLERVAYLMQGKSNMYETDVVFPVIEKAMELTGKKYGAAYEDDVRFRVVADHVRSSLMLIGDGVTPGNEGRGYVLRRLMRRAIRNMRLLGYEDPAMPELLPISRDKMGETYTDLHTEWDRIKRVADAEEEAFRKTLAAGTQIFDLAATEVKSSGSTTFTGDKAFQLHDTYGFPIDLTLEMAAEAGLEVDEAGFRGLMTEQRERAKADARAKKGQHADLTVYRGILDTNGPTDWQAYTTLDTESKPVALLREGKPVDVLGPEEIGEIVLDRTPFYAESGGQSADAGIIEFDGGRLEVVDVQRPVKGLVVHQVRVVDGEFHGGESLVHAKVDPEWRLGARQAHSGTHVVHAALREVLGPTALQSGSFNRPGYLRLDYGWTKGLTPEQMHEIEEVSNNALRADLPVSWDYMTLPQAKEWGAIALFGETYDDSKVRVVEIGGPWSRELCGGTHVDHSAQIGTIVVTSEASVGSGNRRIEAYTGVEGFKYLARERDVVSELNLLLKTKSDDVVGRVSDLMERLKAAEKEIARARTAQLLASGGSIAASAVDVNGVQVVAQRVPGVGGGDARTLAQDVRSRLGDAPAAVVLFGDADDKVAVVAAVNPAGIAKGVKAGDLIKELAPVVGGRGGGKPDFAQGGGTEVGRIDEAVAKVKSLVAGA
- the ruvX gene encoding Holliday junction resolvase RuvX — protein: MRHGVRLGLDPGDARIGVARSDPTGFLATPLETVKKGRGDLARLQAIVAEIGEESTMLEVVVGLPRSLKGGENPATAKVRDFAASLARRVAPVPVRLVDERLTTVSAEAMLRDRGRKGQDRRAVVDMAAAVVILQHALDSERASGAAPGEIVEVGH
- the mltG gene encoding endolytic transglycosylase MltG, which encodes MPGAGTPPPGYGHQEPPQRPGGYGGPTYQQHPSFFEAGPGEHDPYFDEEPPKRKRRFGGCLAVLVAMAVVLGGFYVVGDRAIDYVKDMVAPPADYPGPGTDPVSFEVHEGDSVSAVGRNLKDVGVVESVDAFIDAANAEGLTVQVGFYPLKKQMKAADVVEILANPDNIDTINVTITEGSRAKAIYKVLAEKTKTKPADFKKAAEDTEAIGLPDYAKGNVEGYLFPATYAFPPDATPTEMLAMMVDRWEQALGDNDIEARAKQLKCGGGKACTPEQIMTVASLVEAEGRGDDMAKIARVIYNRVENPGTAGQAGFLQIDATVNYALGKSGSTELGGVNVQSVDSPYNTYTNKGLPPGPIGAPGDGAIQAALNPAEGDWYYYVTVNLKTGETKFAKNYDQFLKFKAEYKNYCETESKSC